The sequence catggaaaaataaaaaaacaaaagaaaaagtgaaaccATCTTAACATTTGGAATGACGATGAGATAGGCATTCAGAAACTGGTAATGACCTGGACAAATTTTAATTGCTCTAGATCTGTAACAGGTTCTTCCACACTTCCATAACTGCAGGGCAATGAGTGGATGTTAGAGATGAAATAGGTGTAGAAGCAACCAGAATCGTACAATACCTTCTATTTTAGAATGTGTATCCAAggcaaatctaaaaaataatcacaatggTAAGTGGTTCAAATAAAGATGGGAAGTATTATATACAAGAAGCATTACCAAACACTATGAGGCGTCTCGAGGTTCATCCcatatatattgtaaaatttaACTTGAGAAGGAACCTTAGCACAAGATAAGATCTTGCGTGTTTCACAAGCCCATTGCAAGATCTCTAAATTGAAAGGTAGAGGAATGTCCAATCCATCGTAATTAACCTAGaatgaaaaatgtgaaatgTAAGATAATACTCCAAACAGACCAAAAAAGCAGATATCCTGATCTCTTTTCCAAGATATTGTCACTAccaataatagaaaaatatttccattaagaatagtcaagtttttttttctccatggtggatttcaattttaaaattttagtctTTCAAATCCCAAAAATAAAGCTCAAGTTTGAAATTATCACCACCAAACTTTACTATCTTAAACTTGAGAGAAACTTGAGAAAAGTATCATCCTCTCTTGCTTGAAGATTATTTCTAGTTCCATTAATCTGCATTTGACACAAGAGGAGATCACAACTCACCGTATTACTGGAAAGAGCTTCCTTAAAAATTGGAACACTTTCTTCTGGGGAATAAGACTCCAGAACAATGTTAGAGTTACCATCCTTATCATGCTTCTCTCTCCAAATTTCCAAAAGTGGATTGTGTTCCCATTGAAAATCCGGACAAGCCATCAATTCATATATTGATGGACATTCAATAAGCtgaaaaattgcaaagagaaataaatatataaatgaagcAAAcaactttttcttctctttattaACTACTAAACAGAATAAAAAAAGGGTCCAACAATTAGAGCCACTACAATAGTGAAATACTCTCTATGATGGAACAACCAACGCATTCAATAAtcagaaaattaaaagaaactcTACAGTCACTTAAATGCTAAAACATTCTTGTACATGGCATAATAGCAGAATAAAATGCTAGCAGAACCAAGCAGCAATATCCAACAAGTCAACAAGATGTACTCCTACAGGTGCGATGCTCATTCTTTCTCTGCTCAGTAACTGAAACCAACAGGGTTTCCAGActagatgcaaaagcaagggaCCAGAATTGATCATGTTGGATTAGCATGCAAACATAtgaataattcatgttttgataaataacaacaacaattaaATCTATTCTCCATTCAGATTCACATCATTCATACAGCAGAATCTGCTTGATATGCACTAGacagtttttcttttctctatgcTGATCCAGATAAAAGGAATAAGCACATAGGTGATTGACATTGTGATTAATTTTAAAGGTGtcacaaataaataagtttGGCAAAGGAAAGACAGTATCTGTAACAAACAAAAAGCAGCAACATAAAGATGTTGTAATTACAAAAGATATTCAATACTGTCATACACATGCTAAACAGAAAACTTCAGAAATAGACAACTCAAGTGCTGAAGAGAAGTCATAGACTCATACCAGCTGGTGCATGctccattttgatataaaaaaattctgtTCCCAACCTTCCACAAATGACATTCCATTCAGAAATGTCGATGAGATATATCCAGGTGCACCTGTTCATACACAAACTTCTCAAAATCACAGATCCATAGACAgaacttttattaaataaggTTTTCAATTCTCATATCAAATGAATTTGTAGAAATGGAACTTTAAAAGCAAAACATCAATTTAATCagacaagttttaaaaattcaatgtcCATCAGACTTTTGACTCCAGATATGGAGATGAATTCTTAGAAGGTTATGGCTGTTTAGTCCACACCAATTAAAAAGTATAAGAAATGTCAGTAAGAGAGATAACATTCCTACAATGTAATGCACCTCTTTAACTCATAATATTTCTTCTATATGCAACTTGTGTATAGAAAATAGTTGcccttagaaaaaataaatgtttaaaatatattttcaaccATTATAAGAACCTTATAATTTTAGGGACTAATTAATCGTTGAGTTGTAGAATCTGAGCCACATAAAATTCTTATTTCCATATCAGGATACTCAAATTTACACTGTCCAACATCTACAATCTTCTTACATCCCTTTTCAAGTTATATTGGCTCCTTACCCTGGAATGGTGCAGCAATTGCTATCCAGTTCTGCACATACTTCTCAAAGATCTGCAAAGCAAATAACATTAACATAAAACTATTGACTTCATACAGCATCTAGACGAAGCAACAATTTACAAAGACATGAACTGCTCAAACCAAACTCctgaaatggaaagaaaataacaaataaaagaaagaagtaAAGAATATGGATTCCTTACATCAGTGTGTAAACTCATGAAACATTTCACAAGTAGACCCCCCATAGAATGActtattatgtttattttttttcctcctgaGGCGGTGTACACAGCCTCCAGTTTTGCAGCAAAGCGCTCTAGTGCTTCCTGAAACCTAGAAAACAAGCAGGTAGTCGCACCAATTCATCAGACATGAGAGTGAACTTCAAGCAGAAGAAATGAAACCATTTCAAAGtagaacaaattttaatttataaatgctTTTTCACATTAGCTATTTACTATATCATTCAGCAACATTACTCTTTAGGGTCAAAAGTGACAAACCACTTTACAATAACAGACTATGATCCagcaaaaatattcaaaaaaattcaaCGAGGATGTTGATTTAGCTGATCAAACCAATCTGCTAAACTAGCCTAACCAATGGCAAACATGGATCTATTGGAAAGGAAATATTTATTCAAACGAGAGTATTCAACTTAACATAAAGCTAGGCAAATACCTGTTACTTTGGCGGAAATCATAACCAAAACCAAATAGTGTTTTTCCCTCTTGAAAACCCCATTTCATCATTTCAACTATCATGTCATGGAAATAATAAACACAATCACGCCCAATGATCTGCACGAAAGAAATGGTTAAAATTCATCATGAGTTGTAATTTTTTCCGATCCAGaagactattttttttataatatatatatatatatatatatatatataatatagataAAGATAGGTgtgcataaattaatataacaaaaagtACACCAAAGTACAGAGGACATATACAAGGGGcattccattttcatttttaaaaaaatgtttggtgAAGGCATTCCAATATTATAAAACGCTTCTTCTTCTCATGTTATCCTTGGTCCTCGGCATTTTTGACCATGTGTCTGCTGACTCAAAATGGAATTTTATAATCCTAACTATATGGTTAATAACTAGATGCTGCTATATCAACATTACTGGTTTCAACCTTAAAGGTGTGAAGGAACACAGTACAAAGAATAAAGATGTGCAGGAAGGCAGCACatgtaagaataaaaataaagtgaataaaaataaagtgtgactataaatagacaaaatagaataagataattaaaactCTTCTGATAATGATAACAACAATagcaacaaaaacaataatgatagtaataataatacaatgTGCCCATTAAAAGACAAAATAGAATGCAATAAGATAACTAAAACCcttttgataataaaaacaataataacaataatacacAGTAATAAAGATGTGAAGGAATGGTGCAAAtgtaacaataaaataatagtgatagtataataataataatataatagtaataataatatagtGAATCTACTAAAAgcaaaaatagaataaaataagataacaaaaacttttctaataataaaaataatagtaatacaaagataaagaacaagaaaaagctAACTAAAATGCATATAAATCAAACTGAATTCATAAATTTCATGCCCAGGTGTGTCACTGTGAAGACCGGAGCAATCATAGAAGATATACTTGTTCCTACCACAGTTTCATGAGAATGGTCATGATATTGAATTGATGCGATTCTCATGTCATTGGAAATTTATCAAGAAGTACAACACTGTTGATGGACATTGTTAGTCTTATGGGCAATTGGCAGTAAAATTGTGGTAAACATAAAAGGTTAACACTTCCCCAACTTGGACTGCTTCATACAGTTTGATCAATAGAATTTTTGGAGTCAGTCCGAGAGCCCTTTCTATTACACTCTGGATGCTGACTAAAACTACCATAATGGACCAAGCTACGGGATTGaactaataaaatttctaaGGATGGAACAATTCCCATTAGTGATCACCACCAGCATAAATGAAGACACAATCTGATGCCATTTGACATATTTAATTCCAGTCCGTAAGTGATCTGCTGCATCATATTTATCAACAGCCACCTACTGTAGTTTATCATCAAGTATCCCATAAAAATTCATAGGAAAAAAGGGAAGGCACAGATGTTGAAAGGATAATGGTAAAAGCACCTTAGGCCTTTAAAGTTGGGACCCTTGCTAAAATGCAAtactaattaataatgattaaaaaaatgtgaagacaTGCTTACCATTTCAGGATCCAAGACATCAATTGCATGCAATCCATATCTCTCTTCAGGGACCACAATATGGGTTTTTGGATCTAAAGATACTGTTTGACCTGATCCACGCAAAGAAGCCTTTTATCGTTATCTAAAAACtcataattcaaaattgaatGATCCACAAAAGGAAATGCACACCTCGCAGAAATCActaataaacattataaataaacaCTCTTGACAGCTGTGCAGAGACAGAAATCCAATCTAGCGGGAGCAAAGAATAATGGATttattgggggggggggggggggggggggggagggaaGCTAAGgtctttttgctttctttttaatatcattttgtCTCTCTAAAGGAGGCGAAGGCTCCATACTACACGCCCCCCCTCCTTCAGAGTGTAAAGCATtcttccaaaacttcaagaaattaCTGAATATGGACAGGCACTGTAGTGTATAGATCAGTTAAATTTCATCACTACCATAACCAGCACTCATCTTATGGCATTACACAGACTAAAGGAGAAGTTTTTTAACAATTACCCAAAAAAAGGTGCATAAGAATGCAACTACATACATAGCcaatttgttatatatatatatttttagcatCCAGCTGAGAATTTTATCAAACTGACGGCTAGGTTTTCTGATGtgtaaattgaaaaagaaaaataaacaatggtCATTCTGGAAAGAACTGAGAAAGTGCACCAAGAACCTGCTTCACTTTTTAAAAAGTAGTGCCAATAATTACCCAGAAAGTTAACGTAGGAACTGTTTAAATGTCACGAAAACCAGAAACTTTGCCTGGAAAAACAGACAAATTTTactattcttttcctttcctagCAAGTTTGGTTaagattttgaataatttccATTTGCCCAAATGCATAAAGACATAATAGTAAGATTGtcaataaatttgaagttaGGGACAAAATTTGACCACATCGAGTTTTGAACTTGCGTTCACATCATCTTCACCTCACAGAAACAGTCATCCACAAGCCTCCTACTTATCATCTCggatgaaatttaaaactcaCATTTACGTGCTAAAATCCAAGCAAGAGTACTTCAAAACAATCCAATCCAATTCAAACCAAACAACAACACGACAAGTCATAATCCATGAAGATATCCTAATTATCTTTCAAGCCCCATGAATTACAAATATCCATTTCTCctaggaaaaatagaaaaagaatatcCTTGAAAATATACCGGTAGAGGGGTCAAATCGCGACCAAAGCTTAGTCCGGAACTTGTAATCGGCACCGATTATCCGGACCCAAACCCGCTCGCTGCGACCATTGTCGTCGACGGCTTTCAGGATCGAACCGGCGATGCCGGGCACCAACAGAACCGGGTCAAGATTGGGGTCAACGTACGGCTGAGGTTTCTTAATCAGTTTCAACCATATCTCTACCGACTGCGCTATCTCCTCCAACAACACCGCCATCTCCGAAACCCTAATCGCAACTCAATTCCGACAAATGCATCAAACCTATCCCTCCGATTCCAAATTCTGAGAAACTTTAGCCGCAAGCGGATTCAAACTTGGTGACCACCAGACACGACGATCGAAAACTCGggatgaatttgagatgaaaatcGGATGAAATCAGGGTTTGGAGACGAGTTGTTAATTGGAGAGAGAAGCAATAGAAACGTAAAGCCAAGGGAAACGAGCAACCATTCAAGAAGATGAAAGGCgactgaaaattattttaataatattaaatatatataattttcgaCTTTCGATCGTCAGCAGCAGCCAACTTTATCTGGAAGTTGgtcttatttctttatttttaaaatttttatttttttattctcaactCTTAGGAATATCCGCATACtccaaaaataattcttatcatttaattttcgagtattttaatatatttcacgTCAGCAAATATTtgagtttttggaaaaaataatgtttctttttttcaaaaatattaattaaattaaataatatggGTTGTAAAATAATGTCAAATTAAAGTTTATGGGCCAGACAATTTTTAATCTTCCCAAAGAAACCGTATTTATGAAGTTTGGTTTTAGTTTGAAAACTGACCAATATTGTAATTTTAggatatgaaataaaacaaacttaaaatgatatttaataatgttaaatattaagttatgttttttttaatattttattttgattaagtgtcaagaaataaagaaaattgtatAATTAACTTAAAGTTTATCTTAATTTGTTAAATTGACACATTTATCttcattagttaatttatttcattaatctttaaattataaatttgtttattaaatatattatatttatataagataatcttaaaatatttattataaaaaataagtcataGTGTTGAATCatggtttttaaatatatttttagtagatGTGGGcaaataagacaaaaataagttaattattttaatttaatatttaaagttatttttaactttaagttgtaatattaagttaCTTAATATAACATGTTTAATCTACTTCATGGCATATTAATCAAATAAGATAAACATATCTTATTATTAAACCTTCTGTCgccttttttccctttttccaaatttagtATACTTAAAAGgaatactaaatttaattcaacaATTATGTTATTGGGTGAATCTATGTAAGAACAATTATGCTTAGGGATAGATAAAACTGAAATTGGGCATAAagttgataaaaatatatatataaatttagtcAAAAAGCTAACAAAACATTTATAATTGAACTAaaggatttgattttattgtaatgccaaaaatatcccaaaaaacatagaaattgtATAAAATGAATTTACGTAGTATGAATATGTTGTATCATTAA is a genomic window of Vitis riparia cultivar Riparia Gloire de Montpellier isolate 1030 chromosome 1, EGFV_Vit.rip_1.0, whole genome shotgun sequence containing:
- the LOC117919256 gene encoding lecithin-cholesterol acyltransferase-like 4, with the protein product MAVLLEEIAQSVEIWLKLIKKPQPYVDPNLDPVLLVPGIAGSILKAVDDNGRSERVWVRIIGADYKFRTKLWSRFDPSTGQTVSLDPKTHIVVPEERYGLHAIDVLDPEMIIGRDCVYYFHDMIVEMMKWGFQEGKTLFGFGYDFRQSNRFQEALERFAAKLEAVYTASGGKKINIISHSMGGLLVKCFMSLHTDIFEKYVQNWIAIAAPFQGAPGYISSTFLNGMSFVEGWEQNFFISKWSMHQLLIECPSIYELMACPDFQWEHNPLLEIWREKHDKDGNSNIVLESYSPEESVPIFKEALSSNTVNYDGLDIPLPFNLEILQWACETRKILSCAKVPSQVKFYNIYGMNLETPHSVCYGSVEEPVTDLEQLKFVQAQYVCVDGDGTVPVESAMADGLTAEARIGVPGEHRGILAEPHVFRILKHWLKAGDPDPYYNPLNDYVILPTAFEMERHKEKGLQVTSLKEEWEIISRDSNDEDNIIINNGKPLVSSIAVSDQSSLTEARATVTLHPQSEGKRHIELNAISVSATV